From Oenococcus sicerae, the proteins below share one genomic window:
- a CDS encoding penicillin-binding transpeptidase domain-containing protein: MMIFFTISVILLLLSLRFIYVSFTRNIKGRTLSEKTLRRFVSDQSIQPKRGSIFDTTGQTLAENTTTYNLYAVVDKNYVSGTKRLYVTNKKKAAKVLSKVIGLKESDILQRLNAKQGTFQVEFGSAGQNLSIAQHDKIVAAKLSGLDFTTSAARLYPNGVFASQLIGLTANKTNSKNQTTKMTGIMGIESSMNKYLTGKAGLKTGQQTAEGVSLTSYTNKKAKDGDDVYLTLNYNLQFQLENLMSSVYKTTKPKAMAAMLINAQSGAILAASQRPTFNATTKSGLGKMWDNLLVQDPIEPGSTMKAFTLSAAIESGHWNPTATFKSGELNIGTQKVYDAESNMGILSYREGFARSSNVAFAKTEISMGAATWLNYIHRFRFLQPTKTMLPNEAGGSIVFNEPIEQANTAFGQGIEVTPMQIVQSLTAIANDGKEIRPYLVSKVVDPDTQKIVYKHQKTVLSRTIKQSTAEQVRKDMIDVVNLSDGTARTYSLAKQGYQIAAKTGTAQIAINGKYTNNYEESTHSVEVLVPADHPKFIFYMYLKQPQKFIGGLADTTINTVFHPLIMSALNNAKVNQPVSVKNIVVPDLTGKTLSQATLSLNNSNTKLVLIGDNNKKITQQSVSPESKIISGQKIFVKSSGTISMPDITGWSISDVAAFAHYAGVKLTYSGAGKVVSQSIITKGIIEQGENLEVKLQ; this comes from the coding sequence ATGATGATTTTTTTTACCATTTCGGTTATTTTGTTACTCTTATCGTTGAGATTTATCTATGTTTCCTTTACAAGAAATATTAAGGGGCGAACCTTATCCGAAAAGACGCTGCGCCGTTTTGTGTCGGATCAATCGATTCAACCAAAACGGGGCAGCATCTTTGATACGACTGGTCAGACTCTGGCTGAAAATACAACCACTTATAATTTGTATGCCGTTGTTGACAAAAATTATGTGTCCGGCACAAAACGGCTTTATGTTACAAATAAAAAGAAAGCCGCTAAAGTGTTGTCAAAGGTCATTGGTTTAAAGGAAAGTGATATTCTGCAGCGTCTCAATGCAAAACAAGGCACTTTTCAAGTCGAATTCGGCTCAGCGGGTCAAAATCTTAGTATTGCTCAGCATGATAAAATTGTGGCGGCAAAATTGTCCGGATTGGATTTTACGACATCTGCCGCAAGGCTGTATCCGAATGGTGTTTTTGCCTCTCAATTAATCGGCTTAACTGCCAATAAGACCAATTCGAAAAATCAGACAACAAAAATGACCGGTATTATGGGCATTGAATCTTCGATGAACAAATATTTAACTGGCAAAGCCGGTTTGAAAACCGGTCAGCAAACGGCCGAGGGTGTTTCTTTGACTTCCTACACAAATAAAAAAGCTAAAGATGGTGATGATGTTTATTTAACACTTAATTACAATCTTCAATTTCAATTAGAAAATTTAATGAGCAGCGTCTATAAAACGACTAAGCCAAAGGCAATGGCAGCGATGCTGATCAATGCCCAAAGCGGTGCGATCTTAGCCGCTAGTCAACGACCCACTTTTAACGCAACGACAAAGAGCGGCTTAGGCAAGATGTGGGATAATTTGCTCGTACAAGACCCGATCGAACCTGGATCGACGATGAAGGCTTTTACTTTGTCGGCAGCTATTGAAAGTGGTCACTGGAATCCGACAGCAACATTTAAATCGGGGGAATTGAATATCGGCACGCAAAAAGTTTATGATGCCGAAAGCAATATGGGTATTTTGTCCTATCGAGAAGGATTTGCTCGTTCATCAAATGTCGCTTTTGCAAAAACCGAGATCAGCATGGGAGCTGCTACTTGGCTAAATTATATTCACCGTTTCCGCTTTCTTCAGCCAACCAAAACAATGCTGCCAAATGAAGCTGGTGGTTCAATTGTTTTTAACGAACCGATTGAGCAGGCTAACACGGCCTTTGGCCAAGGCATTGAAGTGACACCGATGCAAATTGTTCAAAGCCTGACTGCCATCGCAAATGATGGCAAGGAAATTCGTCCCTATCTTGTTTCAAAAGTTGTCGATCCTGATACTCAAAAAATCGTCTACAAACATCAGAAAACTGTTTTATCAAGGACGATTAAACAGTCAACTGCTGAGCAGGTCAGAAAAGATATGATCGATGTTGTCAACTTATCGGACGGCACGGCACGAACCTATTCTCTAGCTAAACAAGGCTATCAGATTGCTGCTAAGACTGGAACTGCCCAGATCGCTATTAATGGCAAATACACGAATAATTATGAAGAATCGACTCATTCGGTTGAAGTATTGGTTCCTGCTGATCATCCAAAATTTATTTTCTATATGTATTTAAAACAACCGCAAAAATTCATTGGTGGTTTGGCAGACACAACGATTAATACAGTCTTTCATCCTTTGATCATGTCTGCTTTAAATAACGCTAAGGTAAACCAGCCTGTTAGTGTTAAAAATATCGTCGTACCAGATCTGACCGGCAAAACACTCTCTCAAGCGACGCTTTCGCTGAACAACAGCAACACCAAGCTGGTTCTGATTGGCGATAACAATAAAAAAATCACGCAGCAGTCAGTCAGCCCTGAGTCAAAAATTATCAGTGGACAAAAAATTTTTGTTAAAAGTTCAGGTACGATTTCGATGCCTGATATAACGGGCTGGTCAATTTCTGACGTCGCTGCATTTGCACATTATGCGGGTGTCAAACTGACTTATTCAGGTGCCGGCAAAGTCGTATCGCAAAGTATAATAACCAAAGGGATAATTGAACAGGGTGAAAATTTGGAGGTTAAACTGCAATGA
- a CDS encoding cell division protein FtsL yields MAQNAPSRTYNKQESDQNQPNLKLLSATKRQQQFKRARWSSKDYLFVFMLTAAVGAVMFISLLISNQTTRIDNQLSAANNQISQLKSQNDKNKDQITQMTSMAALEKFAKKNGMTLNSDNVQNIK; encoded by the coding sequence ATGGCACAAAACGCACCTTCAAGAACATATAATAAACAAGAATCAGATCAAAATCAGCCGAATTTAAAACTGCTTTCTGCCACTAAGCGGCAACAGCAGTTTAAGCGCGCGCGCTGGTCGTCTAAGGATTATCTTTTTGTTTTTATGCTGACAGCCGCTGTTGGCGCAGTGATGTTTATCAGCCTTTTGATTTCCAATCAGACAACGCGAATCGATAATCAATTATCTGCTGCCAATAATCAGATCAGCCAGTTGAAAAGTCAAAATGATAAAAATAAGGATCAAATTACGCAGATGACCAGTATGGCAGCGCTGGAGAAGTTTGCTAAAAAAAATGGTATGACGTTAAATTCGGATAACGTGCAGAATATTAAATAA
- the ftsZ gene encoding cell division protein FtsZ — MVGRKKTTENNVNADLVVPAAQSGYGANIKVIGVGGGGSNAIDRMIEEGIEGVQFIVANTDMQALSASKAPNKLQLGPKLTRGLGAGSTPEVGEKAGEESQQSIQEVLQGADLVFVTAGMGGGTGNGAAPVIARIAREVGALTVGVVTRPFNFEGPKRARFAAEGIAKLKENVDTLVVVSNNRLLEIMDRKASLADSFRAADNTLLQGVRGISDLITKPGIINLDFADVKTIMTNGGMALMGIGSATGENRAAEATKAAIASPLLEVDLKGASDVILSVTGSADMSLYEAQTAADVVTQAAGQDVNIVFGTSVDDKLEDEVRVTVVATHINQGTGQSQSASNTTDVFTVDSATTASSAAADQQKTSVFDDIPKVTVDPITGNNKVVPNTSSAAPVEQKPSSGKLFEDWQLNTVHRGQNTNPQNNSSASNDSQYNRQAEQNSNFSQSNDPTSDDDSSSRPSFFKRH, encoded by the coding sequence ATGGTAGGAAGAAAAAAAACAACAGAAAATAATGTGAATGCCGACCTTGTTGTACCAGCAGCACAGTCCGGATATGGTGCGAATATCAAAGTCATCGGTGTTGGTGGTGGTGGATCAAATGCCATTGACCGTATGATCGAAGAAGGTATTGAGGGTGTTCAGTTTATCGTTGCTAATACCGATATGCAGGCTCTGAGCGCTTCTAAGGCGCCTAATAAATTGCAATTGGGACCTAAATTGACTCGTGGCCTGGGTGCTGGTTCAACGCCTGAGGTAGGTGAAAAAGCTGGCGAGGAATCCCAACAATCGATCCAGGAAGTTTTGCAAGGGGCGGACTTAGTCTTTGTAACAGCTGGAATGGGCGGCGGCACTGGAAATGGTGCGGCACCGGTAATTGCACGAATTGCACGCGAAGTAGGCGCTTTGACTGTTGGCGTTGTCACAAGACCATTTAATTTTGAAGGTCCAAAGCGAGCTCGTTTTGCAGCTGAAGGCATTGCTAAGTTAAAGGAAAATGTTGATACCTTAGTTGTTGTTTCCAATAATCGCTTGCTGGAAATCATGGATCGCAAAGCATCTTTGGCAGATTCCTTTAGGGCAGCTGACAATACGTTGCTGCAGGGCGTTCGCGGAATTTCAGACTTGATCACTAAGCCAGGCATCATCAACTTGGATTTTGCCGATGTTAAGACGATCATGACCAATGGCGGTATGGCATTGATGGGTATTGGTTCGGCAACTGGTGAAAATCGTGCGGCCGAAGCGACAAAGGCTGCAATTGCTTCACCGCTATTAGAAGTTGATCTGAAAGGTGCTTCTGATGTCATCTTGAGTGTGACAGGTTCAGCTGATATGTCTCTGTATGAAGCTCAAACAGCAGCTGATGTTGTGACTCAGGCGGCTGGCCAAGATGTTAACATCGTCTTCGGTACTTCCGTTGATGACAAGTTGGAAGACGAAGTACGCGTTACAGTTGTTGCGACACATATCAATCAAGGAACCGGCCAAAGCCAGTCAGCATCAAATACAACGGATGTCTTCACGGTTGATTCTGCGACCACGGCATCTTCTGCAGCTGCAGACCAGCAAAAAACGTCAGTTTTTGATGATATTCCAAAAGTTACTGTTGACCCGATTACGGGCAACAATAAAGTTGTTCCAAACACGAGTTCAGCTGCACCGGTCGAACAAAAGCCAAGTTCTGGTAAACTGTTTGAAGACTGGCAGTTAAATACAGTTCATCGTGGACAAAATACAAATCCACAGAATAATAGTTCAGCTTCTAATGACTCTCAGTACAATCGTCAAGCAGAACAAAATTCCAATTTCAGTCAATCAAATGATCCAACCAGTGATGATGATTCATCATCACGTCCATCGTTTTTCAAGCGTCACTAA
- the ftsA gene encoding cell division protein FtsA, protein MNNDVIVGLDVGSDKIKCVIIKKTPNQHYGIVAVGETPSAGVKHGMVVDIASASRAISQAVAQAESKADFSINEVSVSLPAIQVSMLRVHGSVNVARNDKRITEDDVINAFRQAISTAQLAANQEVVDLVPEDFVIDGFGQVPNPLDMVGVILEVNAQVFIGPKTIVENLKTAVRQAGLIISELILSPIAESELILSENDQNKGSIIVDLGASQTTASIVQGHRLQFIANIQQGGAFITSDIRVVLDQQDRISISFGQAEQIKRDFGYADPLKLNSDRVIELNQAGTGQVQKMPVNYLSQIIGARLEEISSELYAHLNQLQSIAVPRSMILTGGGAALSGIDELFNKRFNKEVRVFVPQEIGLRHPSFVNALSVANYVANQSVTDWLAKRTLNLALVAPSANFADAASGGSTQKTKNPKHTRSTDKKPSFLDKIKEYYSQMFE, encoded by the coding sequence ATGAATAATGATGTGATAGTCGGTCTTGATGTCGGCTCAGATAAAATTAAATGTGTGATCATTAAAAAGACGCCAAATCAGCATTATGGCATCGTGGCAGTTGGTGAAACACCGAGTGCCGGCGTTAAACACGGTATGGTCGTTGATATCGCTTCGGCAAGCCGAGCGATTTCACAAGCAGTTGCTCAAGCGGAAAGCAAAGCTGATTTTTCGATCAATGAAGTCAGTGTGTCGCTGCCAGCTATTCAAGTTTCCATGCTGCGCGTTCATGGATCGGTCAATGTCGCACGCAACGATAAACGTATTACTGAAGATGATGTCATTAATGCCTTTAGACAAGCTATTTCAACGGCACAGCTGGCAGCTAACCAAGAAGTCGTGGATTTGGTTCCAGAAGATTTCGTGATTGACGGTTTTGGACAAGTTCCTAATCCTCTTGATATGGTCGGAGTGATCTTAGAAGTGAATGCACAGGTTTTTATCGGCCCGAAAACAATTGTCGAAAATCTTAAAACTGCAGTTAGACAAGCAGGACTGATTATCTCTGAACTGATTTTGTCACCGATCGCCGAAAGTGAGTTGATACTTTCTGAAAACGATCAAAATAAAGGCAGTATCATCGTTGATCTAGGTGCTTCGCAGACAACTGCTTCAATCGTTCAAGGCCATCGGCTACAGTTTATTGCTAATATTCAGCAGGGCGGCGCTTTCATCACTTCTGATATTCGGGTCGTTTTAGATCAGCAGGACCGTATCAGTATCAGCTTTGGACAGGCGGAACAGATCAAACGCGATTTCGGTTATGCCGACCCGTTGAAATTAAATAGTGATCGCGTGATTGAATTGAATCAAGCAGGTACTGGTCAAGTTCAAAAAATGCCGGTTAATTATTTATCACAGATAATTGGCGCTCGTTTGGAAGAAATTTCATCTGAGCTTTATGCCCACTTAAATCAACTTCAGTCGATCGCCGTGCCCAGATCGATGATCTTAACCGGTGGCGGCGCGGCCTTATCAGGAATTGATGAATTATTTAATAAACGTTTTAATAAAGAGGTTCGTGTCTTCGTTCCACAGGAAATTGGTTTGAGACATCCTTCATTTGTTAACGCACTATCGGTTGCTAATTACGTTGCAAATCAATCTGTGACAGACTGGCTGGCAAAGCGTACACTTAACCTGGCACTGGTTGCGCCGAGTGCGAATTTTGCTGATGCAGCTTCTGGAGGCAGCACCCAGAAAACAAAAAATCCAAAACATACTAGATCCACTGATAAAAAGCCGAGTTTTCTTGATAAAATAAAAGAATATTACTCGCAGATGTTCGAATAA
- a CDS encoding phospho-N-acetylmuramoyl-pentapeptide-transferase — translation MMKMLEMIFPLAIGFLMTFISIPFLIKYLTTRGEVGVERTGKKAFGVDTSKKNGTPSMGGIVFIPSSIITTLIVMFFCKTVSAGIIFFIVSFLSFGLIGFIDDALKVFYHRDEGFRFIPKLIAQIISAALITAALIFSRIPDKLTFSFLKILPFYFVIQFIFYLVWFVGWSNAANFVDGIDGLLAGIAILIFAGYGFIGLKNGLDLLVIFDFSVVGSLIAYLFFNKPKAKIFMGDSGSMALGAGMAINAIFLQNPWSLVWFGLILVIDTLSVMIQISVYHFFHVRVFPVAPLQHSFQKIGWSEWKIDATFWGIQLIITLIGVFVWTR, via the coding sequence ATGATGAAGATGTTGGAAATGATTTTTCCGTTAGCGATCGGATTCTTAATGACATTTATTTCGATTCCTTTTTTGATCAAATATTTAACAACTCGGGGCGAAGTAGGTGTTGAAAGAACCGGCAAGAAGGCTTTCGGCGTTGATACTTCTAAGAAAAACGGTACGCCTTCGATGGGTGGCATCGTCTTCATCCCAAGCTCGATTATCACGACCTTGATCGTGATGTTTTTTTGCAAGACAGTCTCGGCCGGGATCATTTTTTTTATTGTTAGTTTTCTTTCTTTTGGCTTGATCGGATTTATTGATGACGCGTTAAAAGTATTTTATCATCGCGATGAGGGATTTCGTTTTATTCCTAAATTAATTGCACAAATCATTTCAGCCGCTTTGATCACAGCGGCTCTGATTTTTTCGAGAATTCCGGACAAACTGACTTTTTCTTTTTTGAAGATCTTACCTTTTTATTTTGTCATTCAGTTTATTTTTTACTTGGTGTGGTTTGTTGGTTGGAGCAACGCTGCCAATTTTGTTGACGGTATCGATGGCTTACTGGCGGGTATTGCCATTCTAATTTTCGCGGGTTATGGCTTTATTGGTTTGAAAAACGGCTTGGATCTGCTGGTCATTTTCGATTTTTCTGTTGTCGGTTCGTTGATTGCTTATCTGTTTTTTAACAAACCGAAAGCCAAGATCTTCATGGGCGATTCCGGCAGTATGGCCTTAGGCGCTGGCATGGCGATCAATGCTATTTTTTTGCAAAATCCATGGAGCCTAGTGTGGTTTGGTTTGATTTTGGTTATCGACACATTATCGGTTATGATTCAAATTTCCGTGTACCACTTTTTCCATGTCAGAGTTTTCCCAGTAGCACCATTGCAGCACAGCTTTCAGAAAATCGGCTGGAGTGAATGGAAAATTGATGCTACCTTTTGGGGGATTCAGCTTATAATTACTCTGATTGGAGTATTCGTATGGACAAGATAA
- the murG gene encoding undecaprenyldiphospho-muramoylpentapeptide beta-N-acetylglucosaminyltransferase, producing MRLIVSGGGTGGHIYPALALVESVLKHEPDSQILYVGSYRGLEGSIVPKTGIDFKQLHVQGFSRSLSLTNLKTVNLFLKAVKASKKIISDFKPDIVLGTGGYVSGAVLYAAQRMAVPTVINEQNSIAGMTNKFLSRGAEKIAISFPHAANQFPSGKVILTGNPRGQQVAEQKHDFSLSEFDLDPKKPTVLIFGGSGGALKINSAIVGFAQRFVKQDRLQAIFVTGRKYFDSVSTQLADLHVSSRHFVVLPYLDNMNDVLPKISLLVSRSGATTLAEITALGIPSILVPSPNVTANHQEKNARQLEEIGAAEVIIETELSAAKLYHDMTDILDDPAKLATMAQAAKSLGHPDAADKLYELLTQLIHENQQKKTNA from the coding sequence ATGAGATTAATTGTTTCTGGAGGCGGCACTGGCGGCCATATTTATCCGGCTCTAGCTTTGGTTGAGTCTGTTCTAAAACACGAACCGGATTCTCAGATCTTATATGTCGGGTCATATCGTGGATTGGAAGGATCGATCGTTCCGAAGACTGGCATTGATTTTAAGCAGCTGCATGTGCAGGGCTTTTCCCGTTCACTTTCTTTAACAAATCTTAAGACGGTCAATCTTTTTTTGAAAGCCGTCAAGGCTTCAAAAAAAATTATCAGTGATTTTAAACCTGATATCGTTCTAGGAACCGGCGGCTATGTCAGTGGGGCTGTGTTATATGCCGCTCAGCGCATGGCCGTTCCAACTGTGATCAATGAACAAAATTCGATTGCTGGGATGACGAATAAATTTCTCAGTCGTGGTGCTGAAAAGATCGCGATCAGTTTTCCGCATGCAGCGAATCAATTTCCTAGCGGTAAAGTCATTTTAACCGGTAATCCGCGCGGCCAGCAGGTAGCTGAGCAAAAGCATGATTTCAGTCTTTCGGAATTTGATCTTGATCCAAAAAAACCAACCGTTTTGATTTTCGGAGGTTCTGGTGGTGCGTTGAAAATTAATTCAGCGATCGTTGGCTTTGCACAGCGCTTCGTCAAACAGGATAGACTACAGGCGATCTTCGTTACTGGTCGAAAGTATTTTGATTCAGTCAGTACGCAATTAGCCGATCTTCATGTGTCCAGCCGTCATTTTGTCGTTTTACCTTATTTGGACAATATGAATGATGTTTTACCAAAAATTTCGCTATTAGTTAGTCGATCTGGTGCAACGACTTTAGCTGAGATCACGGCGCTAGGCATTCCATCGATTTTGGTTCCTTCACCGAATGTCACGGCCAATCATCAGGAAAAAAATGCACGTCAATTAGAAGAAATTGGGGCTGCTGAGGTGATCATCGAGACGGAACTTTCAGCTGCTAAACTTTATCACGATATGACTGATATCTTAGACGATCCAGCTAAATTAGCAACTATGGCTCAGGCTGCCAAATCACTCGGTCATCCAGATGCGGCTGATAAATTGTACGAACTTTTGACACAGCTTATTCATGAAAACCAGCAGAAAAAGACAAACGCATAA
- the murD gene encoding UDP-N-acetylmuramoyl-L-alanine--D-glutamate ligase, producing the protein MDKITYANKKVLVYGWARSGKAVYQLLKKLNADVYVTADDRPDDLFADTKFVTDIDKSFDLLVKNPGIRYEKPIIEKALEWHIPVLTEVQVALDQFKGEVMAVTGSNGKTTTTTLIGQMLAADNVDVKVGGNIGIPVSELLLPDVQPKVLMLELSSFQLLGTQNIKPKIAVITNLFASHIDFHHTRENYLQAKFSITQHQTADDYLILNDASSDSKDFARRSQADAYYFSPTNTSVNTYVNDGAIYFEDEKIIDTSKIVLVGEHNLENILAAVTAAKIFGVSNHAIEKILSSFTGLEHRLEPVGSIHDRIVYNDSKATDIEATQKALGSFNNQIVLIAGGLDRGDDLNRLTPNLKNVVLLICYGQTKHKLEKAGQAAGVKQIIIVDDLAQATLAAKKNSQAGQVLLFSPAAASWDQFPNFEIRGTEFKKMIKSEEGWL; encoded by the coding sequence ATGGACAAGATAACTTATGCAAACAAAAAAGTATTAGTTTACGGCTGGGCACGTTCTGGCAAAGCGGTTTATCAATTATTAAAAAAACTCAATGCTGATGTTTACGTCACTGCTGACGATCGACCGGATGATCTTTTTGCAGACACGAAATTTGTAACTGATATCGATAAAAGTTTTGATTTATTGGTGAAAAATCCAGGTATCAGATATGAAAAACCGATTATCGAAAAGGCGCTTGAATGGCACATTCCAGTTTTGACTGAAGTACAGGTCGCTTTAGACCAGTTTAAAGGTGAAGTAATGGCTGTGACTGGATCAAATGGCAAAACGACAACCACGACACTGATCGGTCAAATGCTGGCGGCAGACAATGTCGATGTTAAAGTGGGTGGAAATATTGGCATTCCCGTGAGTGAATTATTATTACCTGATGTTCAGCCAAAAGTTTTGATGCTGGAATTATCCAGTTTTCAATTACTGGGAACTCAAAATATTAAGCCTAAAATCGCGGTTATTACGAATCTTTTTGCTTCGCATATTGATTTTCATCATACGAGAGAAAATTACCTGCAGGCGAAGTTTTCGATCACTCAGCATCAAACGGCAGACGACTATCTGATTTTAAATGATGCTTCCAGCGACTCCAAAGATTTTGCTCGTCGTTCACAGGCAGATGCCTATTATTTTTCGCCAACCAATACTTCTGTGAATACATACGTGAATGATGGTGCGATTTATTTTGAGGATGAAAAAATAATCGATACATCTAAAATCGTGCTTGTTGGTGAACATAATTTGGAAAATATTCTAGCTGCTGTTACAGCGGCAAAAATTTTCGGTGTTTCAAATCACGCGATCGAGAAGATTTTGAGCAGTTTCACAGGACTGGAACATCGCTTGGAGCCGGTTGGCAGCATTCATGACCGCATTGTCTATAATGACTCCAAGGCAACTGATATTGAAGCAACTCAAAAGGCACTTGGCAGTTTTAACAATCAGATCGTTTTGATTGCTGGCGGACTTGATCGCGGTGACGATCTCAACCGTTTAACTCCCAACCTAAAAAATGTGGTTCTTTTGATCTGCTACGGCCAGACGAAACATAAGTTAGAAAAAGCTGGACAAGCGGCCGGTGTCAAACAGATCATTATTGTGGATGACCTTGCACAAGCTACGCTGGCGGCCAAAAAGAACAGCCAAGCAGGCCAAGTATTGTTATTCAGCCCAGCGGCAGCAAGTTGGGATCAATTCCCGAATTTTGAGATTCGTGGAACTGAGTTTAAAAAAATGATCAAAAGCGAGGAAGGCTGGTTATGA
- the rsmH gene encoding 16S rRNA (cytosine(1402)-N(4))-methyltransferase RsmH, producing MTEAYGHITVFLQQAVENLQVKPNGNYVDATLGGGGHTALLLAKAAAGHVYSFDQDDNAIAYNTKRFAREIAEKRLTLIHANFKNLTSELAARNVFKIDGIVFDLGVSSPQFDDQTRGFSYRSDARLDMRMDQTQELDAYQIVNNWEYKELASIFNHYGEEKFASSIAKGIVRQREKAPIETTEELVEVIKKSLPDRVLHKKGHPAKKTFQAIRIAVNDELNVLKMALQQASDLLSAQGRISVITFQSLEDRIVKQFFRELANRNQLPSKLPVPDVLIHEDFQLITKHPIIPSDKEIEANHRAHSAKLRVLEKN from the coding sequence ATGACAGAGGCTTATGGACATATCACAGTTTTCTTACAGCAGGCGGTCGAAAATTTGCAGGTCAAACCTAATGGCAATTATGTCGATGCGACTTTAGGGGGCGGCGGCCACACGGCTTTGTTACTGGCTAAAGCAGCGGCAGGGCACGTTTATAGTTTTGACCAGGATGATAATGCGATTGCTTATAATACAAAACGTTTTGCTAGAGAAATTGCCGAAAAACGATTAACTTTGATTCACGCTAATTTTAAAAATTTGACATCAGAATTAGCAGCGAGAAATGTTTTTAAAATCGATGGGATCGTCTTTGATTTAGGTGTTAGTTCGCCGCAATTCGACGATCAAACAAGAGGCTTCAGCTATCGCAGCGATGCCCGTTTAGATATGCGTATGGATCAAACACAGGAACTAGATGCCTACCAGATCGTCAACAACTGGGAATACAAAGAATTAGCCTCAATATTCAACCACTATGGTGAAGAAAAATTCGCGAGTTCGATCGCTAAAGGAATTGTTAGACAACGTGAAAAAGCCCCGATCGAAACGACCGAGGAATTGGTTGAAGTTATTAAAAAATCCTTGCCTGACCGTGTTTTGCATAAAAAGGGTCATCCAGCTAAAAAAACTTTTCAAGCAATTAGAATTGCCGTCAATGATGAATTGAACGTTTTAAAAATGGCACTTCAGCAGGCAAGCGATCTGTTGTCAGCACAAGGAAGAATATCGGTGATCACTTTTCAATCGTTAGAGGATCGAATTGTTAAGCAGTTTTTTCGAGAGCTGGCTAACCGAAATCAACTGCCCAGCAAATTACCAGTACCGGATGTCTTGATACACGAGGATTTTCAGTTGATTACGAAACATCCGATTATTCCATCTGATAAAGAAATCGAAGCCAATCACCGCGCTCATAGCGCCAAACTTCGAGTTTTGGAGAAAAACTAA
- a CDS encoding cell division protein FtsQ/DivIB: MFRFKNGTGAIYSVNNPIFNKIGLFFTVIILLVILSQLLFFLRPWQKIKEAKVSTFQMDYRQVLKRINLNVGDPYWLWAGQEQAVKNRVKNDRTIRSISMKMNQKGFVTVAVTENLTTGYIQKGQHWYRLDQNAKSRSGIVQPDGQAPVYTNFQIGSKVLKNTIKAYLLLDKVMRSDIGQIIYSPIKGSQKRLALIMNDGNLVYINASEMNRRMDLYPQMLATMEKKGIQTGVIDLEYGGFARKFQDSDKHLLDSASYTKNQSSQKSSSSKK; the protein is encoded by the coding sequence ATGTTTCGTTTTAAAAATGGAACAGGGGCCATTTACTCAGTGAATAATCCAATTTTTAATAAGATTGGATTATTTTTTACTGTGATCATTTTGCTGGTCATTTTAAGCCAATTACTGTTTTTTCTACGTCCTTGGCAAAAAATCAAGGAGGCGAAAGTATCGACTTTTCAAATGGATTATCGGCAGGTTTTAAAAAGAATAAATTTGAACGTTGGTGATCCTTATTGGCTTTGGGCCGGCCAAGAACAAGCTGTCAAAAATAGAGTGAAAAATGACCGGACGATCCGTTCAATATCAATGAAAATGAATCAAAAGGGTTTCGTTACTGTTGCGGTGACAGAAAACTTGACCACAGGATATATCCAAAAAGGACAGCATTGGTATCGTCTTGACCAAAATGCAAAAAGCAGGTCTGGTATCGTCCAGCCAGATGGCCAAGCACCCGTTTATACGAATTTTCAGATTGGTTCGAAAGTTTTAAAAAACACGATCAAGGCCTATTTATTGTTAGACAAAGTCATGCGCTCGGATATTGGACAGATTATTTATTCACCGATCAAAGGTTCCCAGAAAAGACTCGCATTAATCATGAACGATGGAAATTTGGTTTATATCAATGCATCGGAAATGAATCGCAGAATGGATCTTTACCCGCAGATGCTGGCGACCATGGAGAAAAAAGGTATCCAAACAGGGGTGATTGATCTTGAATATGGTGGATTTGCACGAAAATTTCAAGATTCCGACAAGCATTTATTAGACTCTGCAAGCTATACAAAGAATCAATCTAGCCAAAAAAGCAGCAGTTCAAAGAAATAA